A genomic window from Chitinophaga pollutisoli includes:
- a CDS encoding TraB/GumN family protein: MTSAAQQQPRYQGLLWEITGNGLQKPSYLFGTMHVSSKLAFHLSDSFYHCIRRSDMVALETNPEQLQEDFARSRMFFLGSMASRRPPQRKTLPDQAFTVSTYADALEAGLAYRPEMINHLLYRSYSMQEDFEENTFLDMYIYQVGSKLGKKATGVENFDESEKLMFEAYRDASLDRQNRRPGRSVSRNTSGEMLNDAYRRGDLDLLDSLSNRQSESPAFLEKFLYKRNENMAEAIDSIIRHTSLFAGVGAAHLPGDRGVINMLRKMGYTLRPVQYANRDGKQKDELDKLKAPVQFREYFPADRSFYVDVPGNLFNFSRLLTVNQLQYADLANGAYYLVSRIKTNASSLGQTTADVMSRIDSSLYEFVPGKITSLKKITLNQHPGFAIESRTRRGDLQRYRIYVTPFEILIFKISGNGDYAAGPEGDRFLSSIRLPEAEKQNAPYMYRSPNGAFTIETSAQPWFSNAVATPGFTQRQEFELKDATNNNHYQVFRIPLHNYNRLEEDTVELSFAEETYRATASVKKTTGRKAFRWQNRDCIEMQYDNTDNSHTIARFFIQGPHTVLVTARYTGDKKAAERFLSGYRPELPQYGTVNEERDTMLLFTVQSPVKSLQDDMAEALDESLAWNRYSAGESRIKTRWFVADSTGEAIRVTVRKYNPYYSIDSSEYWQRVVEGLSEESDLAVASKERFSKNGQETMLLRMRDTNSSRQIMHKVIVSNHMRYLLTSLIDSAAGPSDFVKGFFGTFRPATDPMDSTMLFSSRGSALIRDFHAADSALRASARMSVGIAEFRDADAPGLIGLIKGWSAKEKDYLSVKSSLLGGLGTLHHPDVLPYLKSAYLAAEDTSLLQQAVARALLMQKTAGANTLFKELVLTDIPILSDGDRIYNWFFPMYDTLQLSSGLFPELLQLTALSEYKSNIYRFMAQAADSNALAPALYEDHIGQIAFDARGALQALVSESQEQEEDPEGRPGFEPANDEIEQFAVLLLPFREKNRNAARFFNSLEKLRQPAQQISLISLYLRRGVPVKDSLLQAIAAQDLYRARLWDELESIGKSARFPERYRKQELLARSMLMAAPAWDNRLDSIIFLSKQATTFRLKKGTIYFYKCRMKNLDDWFLAVSGLQPKNAAHVRGSAALLEVADKPMDSKVSVATQQEKLLRKARYKSSMRAMYEE, encoded by the coding sequence ATGACATCCGCGGCGCAGCAGCAGCCCCGGTATCAAGGACTTTTATGGGAGATAACCGGGAACGGTCTGCAAAAGCCTTCGTACCTTTTCGGCACCATGCACGTCAGCAGCAAGCTGGCATTTCACCTCAGCGATTCTTTCTACCATTGCATCCGCCGTTCGGACATGGTCGCGCTGGAAACCAATCCGGAACAGTTGCAGGAAGACTTTGCACGGAGCCGCATGTTTTTCCTCGGCAGCATGGCTTCCCGCAGGCCGCCGCAACGTAAAACCCTTCCGGACCAGGCGTTTACCGTTTCAACTTATGCTGACGCGCTGGAAGCGGGGCTCGCCTATCGCCCCGAAATGATCAATCATTTACTGTACCGTTCTTATTCCATGCAGGAAGATTTCGAAGAGAATACCTTCCTCGACATGTACATCTACCAGGTAGGCAGCAAACTCGGCAAGAAAGCGACCGGCGTCGAGAACTTCGACGAATCGGAGAAACTGATGTTTGAAGCCTACCGGGACGCGAGCCTCGACCGGCAGAACCGCCGGCCCGGCAGATCCGTTTCCCGCAACACGTCCGGCGAAATGCTGAACGATGCCTACCGCCGTGGCGACCTCGACTTGCTCGACTCCCTTTCCAACCGGCAATCCGAATCGCCCGCTTTCCTGGAAAAATTCCTCTATAAACGTAACGAGAACATGGCCGAAGCCATCGACTCCATCATCCGCCATACCAGCCTGTTTGCCGGCGTGGGCGCCGCCCACCTGCCCGGCGACCGTGGCGTGATTAATATGTTACGGAAGATGGGATACACGCTTCGTCCCGTACAATACGCCAACCGTGACGGCAAGCAGAAAGACGAACTCGACAAGCTGAAAGCACCTGTGCAATTCCGGGAATATTTCCCTGCAGACCGTAGTTTTTACGTGGATGTGCCAGGTAATCTTTTCAATTTCAGCCGGCTGCTGACTGTTAACCAGCTGCAGTATGCCGACCTGGCCAACGGCGCGTATTACCTCGTGTCGCGCATCAAAACGAATGCATCCAGCCTGGGGCAAACCACGGCGGATGTGATGTCGCGGATCGACAGCTCGCTATATGAATTCGTGCCCGGCAAAATCACTTCCCTCAAAAAAATAACGCTGAACCAGCATCCCGGCTTCGCCATCGAAAGCCGCACGCGGCGGGGCGACTTACAGCGTTACCGCATATACGTTACACCTTTCGAAATCCTGATTTTCAAGATCAGCGGCAACGGCGATTACGCCGCCGGGCCCGAGGGCGACCGTTTCCTGTCTTCCATCCGGTTGCCGGAGGCGGAGAAGCAAAACGCGCCCTACATGTACCGTTCACCGAACGGGGCTTTTACCATCGAAACCTCCGCGCAGCCCTGGTTTTCCAATGCGGTAGCCACACCGGGGTTTACACAACGGCAGGAATTTGAGTTGAAAGACGCAACGAACAACAACCACTACCAGGTTTTCCGCATCCCGTTGCATAATTATAACAGGTTGGAAGAAGATACGGTGGAGCTGTCATTCGCGGAAGAAACGTATCGCGCTACCGCTTCGGTAAAGAAAACCACCGGCCGCAAGGCCTTCCGCTGGCAAAACCGGGATTGCATCGAAATGCAGTACGATAATACCGACAACTCGCATACCATCGCACGCTTTTTCATCCAGGGGCCGCACACCGTGCTCGTAACCGCCAGGTACACCGGCGATAAAAAAGCCGCGGAACGTTTCCTGTCGGGATACCGGCCGGAGCTGCCGCAATACGGCACCGTAAACGAGGAACGCGATACCATGCTGCTTTTCACGGTGCAGTCGCCCGTGAAATCCCTGCAGGACGATATGGCCGAAGCGCTCGACGAATCGCTGGCCTGGAACCGTTACAGCGCTGGGGAATCCCGTATCAAGACGCGCTGGTTCGTGGCAGACAGCACGGGAGAGGCGATCCGCGTGACGGTCCGCAAGTACAATCCCTATTACTCGATCGACAGTTCGGAATACTGGCAGCGCGTGGTGGAAGGGCTCAGTGAAGAAAGCGACCTGGCCGTGGCTTCGAAAGAAAGATTTTCGAAGAATGGACAGGAAACAATGTTGCTCCGCATGCGCGACACCAACTCCTCACGGCAGATAATGCACAAAGTGATCGTCAGCAACCATATGCGTTACTTACTGACATCGCTCATCGATTCCGCAGCGGGGCCGTCGGATTTTGTGAAAGGTTTCTTCGGGACTTTCCGTCCTGCTACGGACCCAATGGATTCCACGATGTTATTTTCATCCCGTGGCAGTGCGCTGATCCGGGATTTTCATGCAGCAGACAGTGCGTTGCGGGCATCGGCCCGTATGTCTGTCGGCATTGCCGAATTCAGGGATGCGGACGCACCGGGGCTCATCGGGCTGATAAAGGGATGGAGCGCGAAAGAGAAGGATTACCTTTCCGTGAAATCGAGCCTGCTAGGAGGCCTGGGAACGCTGCATCACCCGGATGTGTTGCCGTACCTGAAGAGCGCGTACCTCGCGGCGGAAGACACTTCGTTGTTGCAGCAGGCCGTTGCGCGGGCGCTTCTCATGCAGAAAACGGCCGGCGCCAACACGCTGTTCAAGGAACTGGTGCTGACCGACATCCCCATCCTTAGCGACGGCGACCGCATCTACAACTGGTTCTTTCCCATGTACGATACGCTGCAACTCAGTTCCGGTTTGTTCCCCGAGCTGTTGCAGCTGACGGCCTTATCCGAATACAAAAGCAATATTTACCGTTTCATGGCGCAGGCGGCCGACAGCAATGCGCTGGCGCCCGCGCTTTACGAAGACCACATCGGCCAGATCGCTTTCGATGCGCGCGGAGCTTTGCAGGCGCTGGTGAGCGAATCGCAGGAGCAGGAAGAAGATCCCGAAGGAAGGCCCGGATTTGAGCCGGCCAACGACGAGATTGAACAGTTCGCGGTGCTGCTGCTTCCTTTCCGTGAAAAAAACAGGAACGCCGCCCGCTTCTTCAACAGCCTCGAAAAGCTGCGGCAACCGGCGCAGCAGATCAGTCTCATTTCGTTGTACCTGCGCCGTGGGGTACCGGTGAAAGACAGCCTGCTCCAGGCCATCGCCGCCCAGGACCTCTACCGTGCCCGGCTGTGGGACGAGCTGGAATCGATCGGGAAGTCCGCACGATTCCCGGAACGCTACCGCAAGCAGGAATTGCTGGCCCGGAGCATGCTCATGGCGGCCCCGGCGTGGGACAACCGACTGGATTCCATTATTTTCCTCAGCAAGCAGGCCACTACTTTCCGACTGAAGAAAGGCACTATTTACTTCTACAAATGCCGCATGAAAAACCTCGACGATTGGTTCCTCGCAGTGAGCGGGCTGCAACCCAAAAACGCGGCGCATGTACGTGGCTCGGCAGCATTGCTGGAAGTAGCCGACAAACCGATGGACAGCAAAGTGTCCGTAGCCACGCAGCAGGAAAAATTATTGCGGAAAGCGCGGTATAAATCGAGTATGCGGGCGATGTACGAAGAGTAG
- a CDS encoding FAD-dependent oxidoreductase: MMKKFLTGLAGCLLPLLACAQMQFDVVVYGGTPGGIAAAIQVAKMGKSVALIETTAHVGGIMTNGLGVTDIDSQQAFQNSVSVGGLALEYYRRIAKVYGRTEEFETAWRTRTKKHALWSHEPGVGEKVLMDWLSEHKVQVFTRTRLVEKRNAVSKKGTAITRIRMEGGKTFSAGVFIDATYEGDLLAAAGISTVIGRESNAQYNETLNGIRGETTHAQFKVKVDPYKIPGQPESGLIPTIQPGAIGTPGAADKHLQAYCFRAVLTPVPENRVPFRKPPGYDRNSYEIYIRYLEAGGHLLWPWVSVPNSKSDLGAWHDLSHNLYGMNVDYPGGNYATRQRVLNEHRLFTEGLFYFLANDTAVLRLAPDMQKEWASWGLAKDEFTDNGNWPHQFYVRDARRMVSDYVITEHHILKPDPTPVEDPVGVAFWPPDVHSVRRIVHEGYAYNEGFVFEPYGNWRPLPVAYRALVPRKSECTNLLTPTCPSSSHIAYGAIRLEWTFMVLGQSAATAAVMALETRVNVQDVDYGQLKARLLGQGQVLELP; the protein is encoded by the coding sequence ATGATGAAGAAATTTTTGACCGGCCTGGCGGGTTGCCTGCTGCCGTTGCTGGCGTGCGCGCAAATGCAATTCGATGTGGTAGTATACGGCGGAACGCCCGGCGGGATCGCCGCCGCGATACAGGTCGCGAAGATGGGCAAGTCCGTAGCCCTGATCGAAACCACCGCGCATGTGGGCGGCATTATGACGAACGGGCTCGGCGTAACGGATATCGACAGCCAGCAGGCTTTCCAGAACAGCGTATCTGTAGGCGGCCTGGCATTGGAATATTACCGCCGCATCGCTAAAGTATATGGAAGAACAGAGGAATTCGAAACCGCATGGCGGACGAGAACGAAGAAACACGCCCTCTGGTCGCACGAGCCCGGCGTGGGGGAGAAGGTGCTGATGGATTGGCTGTCGGAACATAAAGTGCAGGTATTTACCCGGACCCGGCTCGTAGAGAAGCGCAACGCGGTCAGCAAGAAAGGAACGGCGATCACGCGTATCCGGATGGAAGGCGGCAAGACTTTCAGTGCCGGTGTTTTTATAGATGCTACATATGAAGGAGACCTGCTGGCAGCAGCAGGCATCTCCACCGTGATCGGCCGCGAATCCAACGCGCAGTACAACGAAACGCTGAACGGCATCCGGGGCGAAACCACGCATGCCCAGTTCAAAGTGAAAGTCGACCCGTACAAAATCCCCGGCCAGCCGGAAAGCGGACTTATCCCCACGATCCAGCCCGGCGCTATCGGCACACCCGGGGCGGCCGACAAGCATCTGCAGGCATATTGCTTCCGGGCGGTTTTGACGCCGGTGCCGGAAAACCGCGTGCCTTTCCGGAAGCCGCCCGGTTACGACCGCAACTCATACGAAATCTACATCCGTTACCTGGAAGCCGGCGGCCATCTGCTCTGGCCATGGGTGAGCGTGCCCAACAGCAAATCCGACCTCGGCGCCTGGCACGACCTATCCCACAACCTGTATGGCATGAACGTGGATTATCCGGGTGGTAATTACGCGACCCGCCAGCGCGTGCTGAATGAGCACCGCTTGTTCACCGAAGGCCTCTTTTACTTCCTCGCGAACGATACGGCCGTCCTGCGGCTGGCGCCGGATATGCAAAAGGAATGGGCGTCCTGGGGACTGGCGAAAGACGAGTTTACCGACAACGGCAACTGGCCGCACCAGTTTTATGTCCGCGATGCGCGAAGGATGGTCTCGGATTATGTCATCACAGAACATCATATTCTTAAACCGGATCCGACCCCTGTGGAAGACCCGGTTGGCGTTGCCTTCTGGCCGCCGGATGTGCACAGCGTCAGGAGGATCGTGCATGAAGGATATGCTTATAACGAAGGATTCGTGTTTGAACCTTACGGTAACTGGCGCCCGCTGCCGGTAGCCTACCGGGCGCTCGTTCCGCGAAAAAGCGAATGCACCAATCTGCTCACACCCACCTGCCCGTCGTCGAGCCATATCGCCTATGGCGCCATCCGCCTCGAATGGACGTTTATGGTGCTGGGACAGTCGGCGGCCACCGCTGCCGTAATGGCGCTGGAAACCCGGGTAAATGTGCAGGACGTGGATTATGGACAATTGAAGGCCCGGTTGCTGGGACAAGGGCAGGTATTGGAATTGCCTTAA
- a CDS encoding DUF6596 domain-containing protein, which produces MSKARATIDQLFQQEFTKMVAVISRQFGLEHIETAEDIVGDTFLTAAENWAGKGMPENPAAWLYVVAKQKTLTYFRRGEIWQQKVLPAVKAGMETEEPETDLDFSAQNIQDSQLRMIFAICNPAIASESQIGLALRILCGFGIDEIAEAFLTNKETINKRLFRAKEKLRTENIRMELPPENMLDARLDNVLHIIYLLFNEGYYSRTQDVILQKDLCLEAMRLGLLLTTFPATAQPRTFALLALMCFHASRFEARQPGTGTIVLYEEQDENRWDRELIAKGMHFLGLSATGNVLSTYHLEARIAFLHCSKEDTPEKWQEILALYNDLLILHYSPAAALNRTFALYKAHGAPLALAEAEKLQLTDNHFYWLLLGELNRSDDPAKAASHYRRAYDLAKTGAEKQGILRVLQSIESY; this is translated from the coding sequence ATGAGTAAAGCACGCGCAACCATCGATCAGCTGTTTCAGCAGGAATTCACCAAAATGGTGGCGGTGATCAGCCGTCAATTCGGGTTGGAGCATATCGAAACGGCGGAAGACATCGTCGGCGATACTTTCCTGACGGCGGCGGAAAACTGGGCCGGGAAGGGCATGCCCGAAAACCCGGCCGCGTGGCTGTATGTGGTGGCGAAGCAGAAAACGCTGACGTACTTCCGGCGGGGCGAAATCTGGCAGCAGAAGGTGCTCCCGGCCGTAAAAGCCGGCATGGAAACGGAAGAACCCGAAACCGACCTCGACTTCTCCGCCCAAAACATCCAGGACAGTCAGCTGCGGATGATCTTCGCCATCTGCAACCCCGCCATCGCCAGCGAATCGCAGATCGGCCTGGCGCTGCGCATCCTCTGCGGATTCGGGATCGACGAGATCGCCGAAGCGTTCCTGACCAACAAGGAAACCATCAACAAAAGGCTCTTCCGCGCAAAAGAAAAGCTCCGTACCGAAAACATCCGGATGGAACTGCCACCTGAAAACATGCTGGACGCGCGGCTCGATAATGTGCTGCACATCATTTACCTCCTTTTCAACGAAGGCTACTACAGCCGCACGCAAGACGTTATCCTGCAAAAGGATCTCTGCCTGGAAGCCATGCGCCTGGGCCTTCTCCTTACCACCTTCCCCGCCACCGCGCAACCGCGCACCTTCGCCCTCCTGGCGCTCATGTGCTTCCACGCCTCGCGCTTCGAAGCACGGCAACCGGGTACCGGAACTATCGTGCTGTACGAAGAGCAGGACGAAAACCGCTGGGACCGCGAGCTTATCGCAAAAGGGATGCATTTCCTCGGCCTGTCGGCCACGGGTAATGTGCTCAGCACTTACCACCTCGAAGCACGGATCGCCTTCCTGCATTGCAGCAAAGAAGACACCCCGGAAAAATGGCAGGAAATTTTGGCGCTGTACAACGATTTGCTCATCCTGCATTATTCCCCCGCCGCCGCCCTCAACCGCACTTTCGCGCTCTATAAAGCCCATGGCGCACCCCTCGCGCTGGCGGAAGCCGAAAAACTGCAACTCACGGACAATCATTTCTACTGGCTGCTGCTGGGAGAGTTGAACCGGAGCGACGATCCCGCGAAAGCCGCGTCCCATTACCGCCGCGCCTACGATCTGGCGAAAACGGGCGCGGAAAAACAAGGCATTCTCCGCGTATTGCAATCCATCGAATCCTACTGA
- a CDS encoding carboxymuconolactone decarboxylase family protein encodes MSQRINPFEKGFPVTKALFTLGAYLHKNPVVEQPLLHLIYMRVSQINGCAFCLDMHSKDLLAMGETAQRLLLLDAWRETELFTDRERAAFAWAEAVTMLNNREVPDEVYEQATEIFSEEELTELTFATMVINSYNRFNIAFRIMGGNYVPGVFNAKAAV; translated from the coding sequence ATGTCACAAAGAATCAATCCTTTTGAAAAAGGTTTCCCGGTAACCAAAGCATTGTTTACGCTCGGCGCTTACCTGCATAAAAACCCCGTTGTGGAACAGCCGCTGCTGCATTTGATTTACATGCGCGTATCGCAGATCAATGGCTGCGCATTCTGCCTCGATATGCATTCCAAAGACCTGCTCGCCATGGGCGAAACCGCGCAAAGGCTCCTGCTGCTCGATGCCTGGCGCGAGACGGAGCTGTTCACCGACCGGGAGCGCGCGGCTTTTGCCTGGGCCGAAGCCGTGACTATGCTGAACAACCGCGAAGTGCCGGATGAAGTATACGAACAGGCCACGGAAATTTTCTCCGAAGAAGAGCTTACGGAACTGACTTTCGCCACGATGGTCATTAACAGCTATAACCGTTTCAACATCGCGTTCCGGATCATGGGCGGCAATTATGTGCCCGGTGTGTTTAATGCCAAAGCGGCGGTATGA
- a CDS encoding YciI family protein, which translates to MMKDFALLFRQPTYDHLQLPETEQAALVKKWQDWLGGIAAQGKLVMPPTRLVPNQGRVLKAGGVVTDGPFVEIRERLGGLTVIRAEDLEEATTLAHGCPAIEAGGSVEIRQVVG; encoded by the coding sequence ATGATGAAAGACTTTGCATTGTTATTCCGTCAACCAACATACGATCATCTCCAGTTACCGGAAACCGAGCAGGCTGCGCTTGTTAAAAAGTGGCAGGATTGGCTGGGCGGGATCGCCGCGCAGGGCAAACTGGTGATGCCGCCTACGCGCCTCGTTCCCAACCAGGGCCGCGTGCTGAAAGCCGGCGGTGTGGTGACCGACGGGCCTTTCGTGGAGATCCGCGAACGCCTGGGCGGCCTCACCGTGATCCGTGCAGAAGACCTGGAAGAAGCGACTACGCTCGCGCACGGATGCCCTGCCATCGAAGCGGGCGGCAGCGTCGAGATCAGGCAGGTGGTTGGATAA